In Comamonadaceae bacterium OS-1, a single window of DNA contains:
- the hndC gene encoding NADP-reducing hydrogenase subunit HndC — MIIYVPCDSASLAVGADEVALAVQAEADRRGLAIELRRNSSRGLFWLEPLVEVVTPAGRIAFGPVAVEDVASLFDADWSSSHPLHLGRPEDMPFLQKQERLTFARMGITRPLSLADYEAFEGFAGLRKALQVSPAEVVQQVLDSGLRGRGGAAFPAGIKWKTVAAVQATNNQAAQKYIVCNADEGDSGTYSDRMTMEGDPFMLIEGMAIAAVATGATQGYVYIRSEYPHAVATMRRAIELATAAGFLGDKLLGSAHSFHLHVRMAAGSYVCGEETAMLESLEGKRGIVRAKPPLPALSGLFGKPTVINNVITLASVPIILARGAAFYRNYGVGRSHGTLPIQLAGNIKHGGLVEKAFGVTLRELMFDFGGGSASGRPIKAVQVGGPLGAYVPESQWDIPLDYEAYAAVGAVVGHGGIVVHDDRANMARLARYAMEFCAIESCGKCTPCRIGSTRGVEVIDRIRDGENRPQQVALLRDLCDTMVHGSLCAMGGMTPFPVLSALNHYPQDFGLPV; from the coding sequence ATGATTATTTACGTCCCCTGTGATTCGGCCTCGCTGGCCGTGGGCGCCGACGAAGTGGCCCTGGCCGTCCAGGCCGAGGCCGACCGGCGTGGCCTGGCCATCGAGTTGCGCCGCAACAGCTCGCGCGGCCTGTTCTGGCTGGAGCCGCTGGTCGAGGTGGTCACGCCCGCAGGCCGTATCGCCTTTGGCCCGGTGGCCGTGGAAGACGTGGCCAGCCTGTTCGATGCCGATTGGTCGTCCAGCCACCCGCTGCACCTGGGCCGCCCGGAAGACATGCCCTTCCTGCAAAAGCAGGAGCGGCTGACTTTCGCCCGCATGGGTATCACGCGCCCGCTGTCGCTGGCCGACTACGAGGCTTTTGAGGGCTTTGCCGGTTTGCGCAAAGCCCTGCAGGTCAGCCCCGCCGAGGTGGTGCAGCAGGTGCTGGACTCGGGCCTGCGGGGCCGGGGCGGAGCGGCCTTTCCGGCGGGCATCAAATGGAAGACCGTGGCCGCCGTCCAGGCTACGAACAACCAGGCCGCGCAAAAGTACATCGTCTGCAATGCCGACGAGGGCGATTCGGGCACCTACTCGGACCGCATGACCATGGAGGGCGATCCCTTCATGCTCATCGAGGGCATGGCCATTGCGGCGGTGGCCACCGGGGCCACGCAGGGCTACGTGTACATCCGCTCCGAGTACCCGCACGCCGTGGCCACCATGCGCCGCGCGATTGAATTGGCCACTGCCGCAGGCTTTTTGGGCGACAAGCTGCTGGGCAGCGCGCACAGCTTCCACCTGCACGTGCGCATGGCCGCCGGTTCGTATGTGTGCGGCGAAGAAACCGCCATGCTGGAGAGCCTGGAGGGCAAGCGCGGCATCGTGCGCGCCAAGCCGCCGCTGCCCGCGCTCAGCGGCCTGTTTGGCAAGCCCACGGTGATCAACAACGTGATCACGCTGGCATCTGTGCCCATCATCCTGGCGCGCGGCGCGGCCTTCTACCGCAACTATGGCGTGGGCCGTTCGCACGGCACCTTGCCCATCCAGCTGGCGGGCAATATCAAACACGGCGGCCTGGTGGAAAAAGCCTTTGGCGTGACCCTGCGCGAGCTGATGTTTGATTTTGGCGGTGGCTCGGCCAGTGGCCGCCCCATCAAGGCGGTGCAGGTGGGCGGGCCGCTGGGCGCGTACGTGCCCGAATCGCAGTGGGACATTCCACTGGACTACGAGGCCTACGCAGCGGTAGGCGCGGTGGTGGGCCACGGCGGCATCGTGGTGCACGACGACCGGGCCAACATGGCGCGGCTGGCCCGCTACGCCATGGAGTTCTGCGCCATCGAGTCCTGCGGCAAGTGCACGCCCTGCCGCATTGGCTCCACCCGCGGGGTCGAGGTGATAGACCGCATCCGCGACGGTGAAAACCGGCCCCAGCAGGTGGCCCTGCTGCGCGACCTGTGCGACACCATGGTCCACGGCTCGCTGTGCGCCATGGGCGGCATGACACCGTTCCCGGTGCTGTCGGCACTGAACCACTACCCCCAAGACTTCGGTCTGCCCGTTTAA